The Fusarium fujikuroi IMI 58289 draft genome, chromosome FFUJ_chr01 sequence GGTTCGTGTTGGAATATCTGATCGTGTCCTGCGGGACAAGCCTGCCCTGCGACTCGGGGGGTCTTGTGTCAGAGCCAGAGCAAAGACGACAACCTCATGCCTATTTGAGCTGACGGCGATCAGGCGAGACTTTCGATGGACAGCCAAGCCCCAAGCTGATATTCCAACATTTTCATGAAAGAATTGTTTCGGAACAGATTTGTGTGACCTGTCGCTTGTGGCACGGCATTCTTTGGCATGTTTCTCAATTTCCTTGGTGTAATATGCCACCACATCTCCGTCATCGTAGCACGCGAGGACTATTTCTTCGTCGCCAAGGAATCCTGTGATCATATGGTTGACTGTGTGTGGCCGAGACTCGTCGAGTTGTCCGCCGACTAGCTGGGCGGCAGCACTTGCTTTAGGCTTCAGTTGTAGATCAGGTTGGCTCGGAAGTGCCTGGCTCGGGGCGGCACGGGGTCTGTAGACGAATATTCGGCCTTGGTAAGCAGAGAAGTAGAGCTGGAATGTGTCGTCAGCATTGCGAAAATTAAAGGGAATTGGTATGGTCGCACATTGTACACTTGAGACAGAGCAGTCAGGTTGCTCCGAAATTTCTGCATAGATGGGATCAAGCGGTATATCGAAGGCCCTGCGTTTGTCTCGTCATCGGAGTCGTTCCCAGGCCAGGTAAAGGGTAGCTCGGCGCTCTGGGGGTGCATGCCCAAAGTTACCCGCTCGCGATCACGAACTGCGGCTCTGGCGCCATCGCCAAACTGAAGGATGGCGAACAAAGCATCAGCGAAAAGAATATTCTACGCACACGAACAATACTCACCCGGTCAGTGGCAGTTTGCGCATAGCATTTCCCCACGCATATTGGCTGGAAGTTGCGCCTGTAAGGTTGTTGACTTTCCATCAGCTCTCACACAACTCATGCGCGGTAAGGTGAGATGGCCTTTGCCGAGGCGTTGCAGCTTAACAATGGCATCCAGGTGgcggatggatggatgggatTGGGTAACACCCTGCGTGCGTAAGGCGACTGATTCGCTTGATTCTCGAGGATGCaatgtgatgtgatattGCTGTCGTTCTCATGCAGAAGGCTGAATACCGGTGCTGTTACTTGGGGAAGCTGCGTGGTGATGCACAAAACAGCGCAGcgcagcacagcacagtacTTCCAGCTCAAACCTCGATCGTCGGTTTGCTTCTCCAAAAGGATGCAAGTGACCAAATCGAGAGTCGCGGGGTGCGGCACGTCGGTCGGTCCCTTGTTATCGATAAGGAGCCGGCGAAACCTCCActgtaggtaaggtaggtaagctGAGATGCCTGAATGGAGTAAGGAGACGGAACACTATGTTAGTAGGTCAGCTCGGGTCTTCATTCCAAGTGCCTATATTTCATAAGATAGTTAGTATGTCAGCTTTAGAATTACCTAGGCTGAGTGATTGCGCTAGGATCATTGTGACGTTGGCATGGAGCTAACTAAGTACTAGGTATGCAGGTTGCCTTTGTTGCTAATAGTGGGTTCAACTGTCACGATGATGTCAATTGTTGGAATCGGGATACACAAAACTGATTTAGTAGGCATAAGATGTCTTTCATGGGCCTTTCTAACAAATGATGCTGACATATTGTGTGCCGCTAGATAGCAATCCTGAAACTGCCATGTTATCTATCTCtttgtgatgaagaagccatgtACGTAGGTCTTACAAGAAATTGGCTTGTTACAAAATGTCACTCATCGATACGCACACAAACGTCCAATCCTAACAAGATTCCATTTCGCTAACAAAAGGTATATCCTCCAAAATCCACATATAAATCCCAACCAGCAATACATTCTCATTTCATCCATAGTCGTAAGGTATGTATATCATTGTGCTCAAGCCGACATGAGCTCAAGCATATCCTTCATCCGATAATCAAGCACTGGAGTCTTCCAATCATCTTGTAGTAGGCCATATCTCTCCGTTGCATTCCCCTTGGGCTTCCGGGCATTCAGCGCCCAGTATCCAAAATCAGAATCTTTGTCCTGGAGGAAACGTACTAGGTGCTGCCAGTAATTGGCGTCACCAACAGACGGCTGCACAGGCGCCCCGATCTCGCCGACCCACACAGGGGCAATCTGTTTATCGATGATGTATCCCCAGTTATGGTGCATCGTCTTCGCGAATGAGTCGTAGTCTCGCTGAAGGAAACGGCCCTCCCAGCTTCCCCAGCCAGACCAAGCGTACACGTGTGCTGAGTATACTAGTCGGTGGGTAACGTCCAGCAGGATAGGACGTTTGCACACCTTGGACAGATCATTGGAAGACTCAGTGCCCTCGACTATGACGAGCCAGTCCCTATTCATCTGAAGAAGTCGGTTGCCGCATCTTTCAGCAGCTGGTGCCCACTTCGACCACGGCATGGTACCCCAAAGGCCGCGGATCTCATTCCTGAGATCAACACCAATGACAAGCGGGTTGTTGATGTGTGGGAGCATGATAGTCTCCCAGTGCTGGATCCATTCGTCCTCAGTCTGTCGCACCCGACACATGGGGCCCAAATGATCGTTCGACCAGCCAGCATCACAGGGATCAGCACCGCAACACCAGGTTGCGCTGGTTATGTGGTTATTTACGATGACAGCAATGCCCGATTTAGTCAGCGTCTGAACAATAGCATGAAAGATGTCCAGTGCCCTCAGGCCGACCAGGTCGGGATTTGCGCGAAGGTGTTTTTCTTCGACAACTGGATTCTTGATGACTAACTCATCAGCATAAGGTAGCCTCACACTGTTGAAGCCTAGCTTCTTGATAGTCTTTGCAATATCATCGCGATGTTGGATATCCAAACCTCCAGTGACAAAGAACTCGTCGCTGGCACCATACCAGTTCACCGAGGCTAACTTGAAACGGCGGCCGTTGACATCTACAATATCTCGTCCTCTCGTCCGTAGAGGGAGTGTATAGTTGGTGATTTGAAGATGCTCTGGAGGCGGGGGCAACGGGTTCTGGCTGAATCGTTCGCTGGCAGCATCAGGGATCCAGCTCCGATGCAATGCGGTCTCGACCTTCCAGCGATATGCGTATCCGGCTCCAAGACATAGCAATAAAGCAGCGAGGAGAATTGCGCTACTTGGACTGCGTAGACAACTAAATCTCCGTGTTCGTGTCCGGGTCCAGGATCGCCTTTGAGTTGCGGGCTTCTCGGAGTCAGCGAATCGAACACGCCGTCTGGTTTTTTTCGTCAGTCCCAATTCTTGTTCCAATTCTCCATCCTCGTTTTGATGCTcattttcttcctccatgaTACGATTCTGCTCAATATCCGTCCAATCGCCGAGTAAGTGGTTCCGTTGTTGGGAGTCGTCCACCATCGGAGTCGGAGTCGGAGAGCGGGGCCGTGTCCCGCCAAGGAAATGCGGCACGCGAAGACCTGACCACATTCTTCCACTTTGAGGCTGAAGTCACGTTTCTGAGCCTTATCGTATTCGGTTATGTATTTGAGAGTGAGCTTCAAACTGAGGGTATCGATATGCTGAGCTCGATAAAGACGGAAAAAATCTTTATCTCTGGTTGGTAGGCCGTCTTAAGGGTTTTCCACGGGCTGATATAATCTGTGGTGTCTGTGTATGAACGGGCTCAAAACAAAACTTCAATGGCAGTGTTTATGAGGATATCAATCGTGTATGATGACCTTGGGAACAAGGCGGgatcaaagacaacaagTCATGCTGAGAGGGCTGTCTCGGAGCTATTTATCCTGTCTCGAGCCTTCAAGTACCCATGGAGCTCTTTGCTACCAGTCCGATCGCCAAGTTATACTCAGGCCCTCCTCTTCCGGCTCATCCGGAAGAGTATGCAGGGCGTTGTGACTAATAGAGCGTGGTTGATGGAGAGTGGCCATGACACCACGCGACACGGCATTGGGCAGAGACCTCAATTCCGTCATTGGTTAGCTTAAGCTTACTTATTTGACTAATCGGCTCGCTttcatcattcattcacGGACGGATATAGCGGGGTTTCTCGTCTTTGTAGCTTGAcattattaataagtaattgACAGCTTGTATCCCGCATTGCCGTACCGCTATGGAAATGTCATGATCATGCGCATGTCAAACAACCCAGATCAGGGAAGATGGCATGGCGGTGGTGCTTGGCATCTTCCATAAAAGCCCGTATCGCCGAACTCGAACACGACGATTCGTTCTCGGTGCCCGCATAACTCCATGGCGGTACTCCTGAATCCGCAGCTTCCGGTACTTGACCTGCTTGGCTCCTCCATGATTCAGATCAGCTTCTGTCTTTGCCATTCCCAGCTTTTATCTTTGCCTAGCCTAGCCAATGTTGGAAACTTGGGGTTGCACTCGATCTGCAACACTGGCATCATGAACCAGCTGGCACGCAACATAAGGCGTCTTACCTCCGCCCATCCTGGCATATTCCCGCGGAAGGGCAAATGTCTGAGACAATGCCATTCTATATATGGAGTCACAGACTCACTATATTACATTCCCCCACCCTCTTCCTTTGCTTTTCGTCGTGAGTCTGGTCGGCGGATTCGTCACATTGACATTTCCTCAATTGCTGTTCCTCCTTTATTTTCCCGCGTCGAACTGCAAAAGCTCAAACACCTCGCTGTCGCATTGATAGGTAGTTCCATTTCAAGTTTGCTTGACAAAGTAAATGCAGTCGTTGGTGTCAATCTCCTAAACCTGATATGGATAGGAATTGCGGCGGACGGTCTTGATCGCTCTGCGGCCGTCATAGTTTTGGGTATCATCCGAGCCAGCGTGCAGTTCGCCGTTTCCCGGGggtatatagattatatgTAAGTACATTCATGCATTAGTAGTCTCCTCTGAACTCTTTCGTATGTGCGGTCAGCCCTCGTCATGTTCGGTTCATGCCAAGGGGGTTCATCTCTTTGCTATAAGTCGGCATCGGATATGAATCTCCCGTCTCCCGCCCAGTAGGCGGAGGCCTGGGGCTCGAAAACGAACGCACTGGCGCATGGTAGCGTGCAGTCGAACCGAAGTAATCAGGAGTTCTGCGTCCACTCTCTGGGGACTTCACTGGAGTAATGGGTGTTACTGCCGCGCTCGAATCTCTTGAGAGCATCTCGTACGAACGTGGATGGTTCTTTACGTCAACGCGTGCGTCGACCGACACAAACTCCTTCTTGTTCCGAGTGAATGGCTTCTTTATCAAGTCAATCCAGCCCTGAACCATGGACCATCttccgaggaagaggatcagCCAGAGACCATTCAGCTATGGTTGTCAGCAAGCATTTCAACATGGTAGTACTAATAAAGGACACTTACCGccaagaggaggaggacagcCGTGACAGTCGCTTCGTTGATGACCAAGGAGGATGCCTCGTCTAGACAAGGTTCCTTTTTACCCTTTTCTTTGAAGAGACATTCGACGAAAGCGCCTGCTTTGGTGGGATCGTCGGCAACAGACTGAACCACGTTGTCTTGAAAGACAAAAACgacagagaagaagatgacatcagcaatgatgatgagcacGATGGCAATACCACGCCATTGGAGTGCAATAACTCGACGAACTCGACGGTAGACCTGCCTTGGGTTCATGGTCTTGATGCTTTGTGTATAAGTGGGCAAGCTAGAGCCCTCGGAGGATGCGCCATTGTCAGACAACGATGCCAAGTAGACCTTGATACAATAACCAAAGGTGGCAAAAGTGATGATAACGGTCAGTCCAGCGAACAGGAGAAGCGGGATCCAAAAGTCGGCCAGACTGTTCTCATGATTGATATGGCATGTAGCACCAAAACGGAACGAGACGCCGCTGAAGACGAGAGCCAGAATTATACCCAGGATAGGGACGCCCCATCCAGCTGCCTGAGCAAAGATCATGAAGTTCTTGCCAACGAGAACTTGCCAGCATATCTGTAGGTGAAGCGATACCGACCTGAGAAATACCCACATGATGCCTGCCCAaccaccaagaaggagaaaggtACCAGAGGCGCCACAGACCTTGCTGGTCTGCATGCTATGCGGAGTGATCGTGTTGAAGCATTGCTCTGGTTGTGCCGCAAGAGGAATTACGAAACCCATCTACAGTCCAAAAATGTCAGCGACTTCAAGAGACTAGACATGCGAAGCCCATCGTGCCGTCACCTACATTCATAAGCAAAATGGCGACTGTAAGACAGATACTCAGGTAATGGCGGTTGGTCTTTTCTACAGGCAAGAATGCCCACGATAGAAGAAGGAAGACACAACAAATCTGGCTGAAGAGCGAAACCCAGTTCGCAACCGCCGTCAAGGTGTCGAAGCGATCGGGGTAGACCCAATCGGTCATTGGACAAGGCAGACAACACTGGATAGTTGCTACTGTTTGGCAGAGGCGCCCATCGATAACTAGACGTCTGTCAGGGGGGGGTTCATTCAGTGTTTCCAACTCGCAGGTCGCTTACATCCGCCCTCAGAAGGGAATAACGCGGCATCCCAAAACGGCGGAGGGCAAAGGTTGACCCCTGATGTGTtgttggccatgttgaaATGAGTAGAAAAAGCCGTTGCAAGTTGGTGTATGGGTATGCGGTGCCGGTCCTTCACAGGTCGTATTATGCCGTTAATAGATACTCCCAGGTCGAGAACAATGAATTAGAGACTATCCAACGTCGCTCTTTTCCGTTTGGTTCCGAGGAGAGCGAGGTCGAGGTCGATGTCAAGTTGATTAAGCGTTGTTACCACATAGCAAACGTTTCGCTAATAGTTCGAAGCTGTATGACCGGATGGCATCACCGAGATGGCCTCGAGAGGGTGCACTGGTGTTGCGTGCGGGACAAAAGGTAGCACAGAAAGGAATGATACAATAGAATGGCGATGTAATTACACGAGAGTTGTTAAGACAGCTGGCataacaacaccaacagtgCGATTGGCACATAGACTCATGAGACGACCAGGGAAGACGGAGTCGCTCGCGTGAGGAGGGAGGGCACACGGGTCATATAAGTTTGAAGGAGAGGGACAtgtgtgtgtatgtatgtatgcaagTGTATTTGGCCACAACCACTACCGACCTCAAAAGCACTGACAATGGGGAatcgagaacaagacttGAAGCGAGGGTGGAGGCAGCAGGGTCTGCTGCTTCTCACCACCCCTGCCAGGCCAGACTGGAGAACGAAAAGGCTGTAGGTAGGAGACTTTTCTTTCtgtgcatctgcatctctaCCACCCATTCGGAGCATCCTGGATCAgtcatggcatggcatggcatggcagaCCAGGACCAGGGTGGTGGAAAGGGGCCAATTGGAGAGTGCTGGTAACTATACTGTTGAATATACAGGCGCTGTAGACTGCTGAACACCAAAAATCGAAGTATCATTGGGGGATGTGGTCTGTGATGACGAGCGGGCACCAGAGCAGAGGCGGGCGACGAGGGAACGAGTGAGGTTACGGAGTACAGGGGTTGCTAAACTTGGGAATGGCCCACTCCCGTGCGTCGCAGGCTTCGTGAGGCacaagagacagagacagagacagagagaggtGAAGGGTTCCTGAACCTAGGGACTTTTGGGCGTGGTGCAGCAGAGTCTAAGTCGGCTAAGTTCACCAAGATACCAAAACGGGCATATTTTGGAACCAAGTCTGCAAGTTCACAGGGGCCAGAAGCGAGGGTTCAACTGAGCCGGAGGTTTCCAAGTGGGACAGCGAGCAGCTTCTTGGGCGATACCCTGACGCCTGACGCCCTATACTATACTGCCTGCGGTGCCTGGCCCCGGAGGcttggaggtggaggggCGGGGACTCAGGGGTCATCGATGCATGTCTTGGCCGTCACGACACTCCCCGGTCTTGTTTGACTGATGAATCTGACTGACGCGACAGACGACAGGCGACAGGGACAGTCTGAAATCTTGCCGGGGAATGGGTTCTGAGCGATGAGTGATCCGACTAAATAAATGAGAACCAACGGCGCAGTGGCAGTTTAATCTTAACAGTAGACCGGTGGTGCACATACCTgactacatacatacatactatGTACGTATGTGTCAGGTTGGCCGTTGTTAGGTCTGGTCCGTGTGCTTAGCTCGCCGAGATCGACAGCAGTCAGTTATGTATCAACAGCCATGGATATCCAGTATTACCCAAGTCCTACTACATACAGTACTACTGTACCAGTAGGATCTCTCGGGTTGTTGGGTGCCATTGGGGGTTTCTTAGCCAAACAACATGTTTGACTCGATGTAGCCGTATGCATGCGAAATGACGAGTCTTCCGAGCAAGCCAACCGTCAATGTCTTACGCTCCCATCTCTACCTAATGACTGCCAACGCTCAACCTTGATTGGCTGGTCAAGAACAGTGTCAGAGTGCCCGTGGACAGGTACAGTACAGCGTGCTGACAAGAAGATGCAAAAAAGCAAAGGCTTTGCCAAGAGTCGTTGCACATCATagcaagaagcaaagaaaatAACGGCCTGCGGAGAACGTTTGGCACCTGTATTGTAGACTTACGGGTGCGGCCGATCGACGTCGAGGGCTCCGGCGATCTTTGTTTGTTGCGTGAATTCGAGTCAGTACGCGGCCCAAGTGATCAAAAACACTAACCTCTATGTTTTCTAGAGATGCGCAGGACGAACCCGAGTCTCCAGCAAAATGATCCGTGGGCAGAGCCACTCTATTAGCAGCTCACCACCGCAGACCGTTGTTTACTAGAGACAATTCTCAGGGCATCAGGGCATCAGGGCATCTCATCAACCGTGCTTGATTTGAAACTTTGGCCAATGCACAGATGACTCGCTCCGCTGGACAGTGGAGCCGAACTGagctgaactgaactgaactcaGTGCAACATCCAAGCCCTTGGAATACACCAGGTGGTCACCCAATCAGCGTAATGCCGACATCTCTGATGTACATACGGCCAAAGGGTGGATGTGACATTGTCATCCAGCAAATGATAGTGGTTGGCAGGAAAGGCTGCTGATGCATTATGTATGTTGTCCTGAATGAATCAAATCAAATTGGGTATTTGACTTTCCCAAGTGATGGAAGAAGGGAGCTACGCAGGGATTGGGGTTTGATGGACAGGCATCGATCTGTGGGACTGCTATTACATACATAGATTCCCCCAGACATACCTAACACATACGGTTCACCCACAAATTGTTTCCTTCCACGGGGGACCACAAGGCAGACCCAGTGGAGTCTCGGGCTACCGTTGAAGACGACGTTGACTACAGAATAAGGTAGTTATAACACTTACAAAGTCATTATTATCACCGTTTTTAATCTTAGTAACTTCATACTAAGGGTCTTTTGTAGTACCAATTGTTCGCTGTTCTCTCCATACTCACCTGACGCTGGTGTGTCTATCCTAGTCAGCGTCCATTGATATCATCATGAGGTTCGACAAGGCATGGCCAACACTCGCGTAAACACTCCAATACACATCGACGTCTTTTCTCGGCTTGTCATTCGACATGTCATGGCGCGCCACCAGCAGAGAATCAAAAGCCTGCGCGGCAGGCTTAGCCACTAAAAGTCTCTCTAGATGCTTCAATCACTGGCATCGCCATCTTGGCACTTGAGAGCATCTGTCTCGTAGCTTTGACTGGCTTCTCGGCCCTTCTGACACCCTTGTCTACCCCTGGTCAGTCACAGTCGCTCCGCTGAGCGGCTCCCCTGTCACTCCCGCCAATGCAACACACCCATGCTGATTGATTCTCCTATTGCTGGCTGGCTTTGGATTCTGGTTGGCTTGGTGCTCTTTGCCACTCAGGAACCTCGTcactcttgtcttgtctctcaACATGGCAACTCAGCTTCTGATTCGCATCTTGAATTTTTCGCTCACCAACGAGCCCACTATCATCAAAATATGTTGGGCCCAATCGCTGTTGAAAGATGACGCTCTCAGCTGTAACGTATCTAATCCTTACGGCGAAGCATGACATTTTTCGCAAATCAATTGGTATATGCgtatttattaattctttcttATAGGCATGGACTCGACGATATAGATCTCGGAACACTCCTTTCACTTCAACCGCCTAAAGTCTTGCCACCTCTTGAAccaaaaaaaatattttaacCCAGAAATCTCAAGGTGGTATTTGTGACAGATCTGTTCGAGCGCCATTTCCTTTGGTCGACTCTAAATGCAAGTAACCTCTTGTGGTGAGCTGACGTCGTCTATCACACACATCACATCGAACCATGCTTTTCTACATCACAAACAATGGTTGATACTATGTATGTTGATCTAACGCATCTCCGCATAGTCACTCTCTGggcagacagagacagaaggGTTCCACTGTCTGACCAACACGACGACTGTATCTATCTGGTGGTGCCGTGCCGTGCCTTGCTGGTGCATTGGATGCAGGTACGGATGA is a genomic window containing:
- a CDS encoding related to endo-beta-1,4-glucanase; this translates as MVDDSQQRNHLLGDWTDIEQNRIMEEENEHQNEDGELEQELGLTKKTRRRVRFADSEKPATQRRSWTRTRTRRFSCLRSPSSAILLAALLLCLGAGYAYRWKVETALHRSWIPDAASERFSQNPLPPPPEHLQITNYTLPLRTRGRDIVDVNGRRFKLASVNWYGASDEFFVTGGLDIQHRDDIAKTIKKLGFNSVRLPYADELVIKNPVVEEKHLRANPDLVGLRALDIFHAIVQTLTKSGIAVIVNNHITSATWCCGADPCDAGWSNDHLGPMCRVRQTEDEWIQHWETIMLPHINNPLVIGVDLRNEIRGLWGTMPWSKWAPAAERCGNRLLQMNRDWLVIVEGTESSNDLSKVCKRPILLDVTHRLVYSAHVYAWSGWGSWEGRFLQRDYDSFAKTMHHNWGYIIDKQIAPVWVGEIGAPVQPSVGDANYWQHLVRFLQDKDSDFGYWALNARKPKGNATERYGLLQDDWKTPVLDYRMKDMLELMSA